The proteins below come from a single Mesobacillus jeotgali genomic window:
- a CDS encoding CopG family ribbon-helix-helix protein: MSESSATTEILVKLPQHLLSELDGFVKQENVNRSEFIYQATKMFLREKKKRQIRESMRRGYMEMAKINLTIASEAFQAEYEAEHTVERLVSGG; this comes from the coding sequence GTGTCTGAATCCAGCGCAACAACTGAGATTTTGGTAAAGTTACCGCAGCATCTTTTAAGTGAACTAGATGGATTTGTTAAGCAAGAGAACGTAAACCGCAGCGAATTTATTTATCAGGCAACAAAAATGTTTTTGCGTGAGAAGAAAAAGAGACAAATTCGTGAATCCATGAGACGTGGCTATATGGAAATGGCCAAGATTAATTTGACCATTGCATCTGAAGCATTTCAAGCAGAATACGAGGCAGAACACACAGTTGAACGTCTAGTCAGCGGAGGATAA
- a CDS encoding STAS domain-containing protein codes for MRIPILKLDDCLLVSIQWELDDQTALQFQEDLLHKIHETSANGVVIDLTSIDFIDSFIAKVLGDVINMSKLMGAIVVITGIQPAVAITLIELGIGLDDVLTALDLEKGLEKLQQELGE; via the coding sequence GTGAGAATACCTATCCTAAAGCTGGATGATTGTCTGTTGGTCTCCATTCAATGGGAGCTTGATGACCAGACCGCTCTTCAATTTCAAGAGGATTTGCTCCATAAGATTCATGAGACAAGTGCGAATGGAGTCGTCATTGATCTGACATCAATTGACTTTATCGACTCTTTTATCGCCAAGGTTCTTGGGGACGTCATTAATATGTCCAAGCTCATGGGTGCGATTGTAGTGATTACCGGAATCCAGCCTGCTGTTGCCATAACGCTAATAGAATTAGGTATCGGCCTTGATGATGTCCTAACTGCATTAGATTTAGAAAAA
- the ndoA gene encoding type II toxin-antitoxin system endoribonuclease NdoA, giving the protein MIVKRGDVYFADLSPVVGSEQGGVRPVLVIQNDIGNRFSPTVIIAAITAQIQKAKLPTHVEIDAKRYGFERDSVILLEQIRTIDKQRLTDKITHLDDEMMEKVDEALQVSLGLIEF; this is encoded by the coding sequence TTGATTGTCAAACGTGGTGACGTCTATTTTGCGGACCTATCCCCAGTTGTTGGTTCAGAGCAAGGCGGAGTGCGCCCTGTCCTGGTCATCCAAAACGACATCGGGAATCGGTTTAGTCCCACAGTCATTATCGCAGCGATCACAGCACAGATCCAAAAAGCCAAGCTTCCTACTCATGTAGAGATAGATGCGAAGCGGTATGGTTTTGAACGAGACTCGGTCATCTTATTGGAACAGATACGCACAATTGACAAACAGCGCCTAACCGATAAAATTACCCATCTCGATGACGAAATGATGGAAAAAGTGGATGAAGCCCTTCAGGTAAGTTTAGGTCTTATCGAATTTTGA
- a CDS encoding RsbT co-antagonist protein RsbRA → MNKIISNYIQAHKQDILDQWIDRTKEEADDRVVRLVSDRVFQSASKEFIDLIISNFKGTSEEYNERLTDFAEKVVRLGWPLTFVTKGLHTFNLIVFEGMQKEGVVTQENQMEIVYEFDRWATPMNNEIVSVYSSTWERTVSLQKIALQELSAPLIPVFEGITVMPLVGTIDTERAKQIMENLLKGAVKHRSEVVLIDITGVPVVDTMVAHHIIQAADAVRLIGAKCMLVGIRPEIAQTIVNLGIDLNQFTTKNNLKKGIEAALELTNKKIVSLEGAK, encoded by the coding sequence ATGAATAAAATAATCTCGAACTATATCCAGGCTCACAAGCAGGACATCCTGGATCAATGGATAGATAGGACAAAAGAAGAAGCGGATGACCGGGTAGTCCGCCTTGTTTCAGATCGGGTTTTTCAGTCTGCGAGCAAGGAATTCATCGATTTGATCATCTCGAATTTCAAAGGGACGAGTGAAGAGTACAATGAAAGGTTGACGGATTTTGCTGAAAAGGTTGTCAGGCTTGGCTGGCCTTTGACGTTCGTCACCAAAGGACTGCATACCTTCAATTTGATTGTGTTTGAAGGCATGCAGAAAGAAGGTGTCGTGACGCAAGAGAATCAGATGGAGATCGTTTACGAGTTTGACCGCTGGGCAACTCCGATGAATAATGAAATCGTCAGCGTCTATTCATCCACATGGGAAAGAACAGTCTCCCTCCAGAAAATTGCCTTGCAGGAGCTATCTGCCCCGCTGATTCCTGTGTTTGAAGGAATTACGGTAATGCCGCTAGTAGGTACGATTGATACTGAGCGTGCAAAGCAAATCATGGAAAACCTGCTGAAGGGTGCGGTAAAACACCGTTCCGAAGTAGTACTGATTGATATTACGGGTGTACCTGTCGTTGATACGATGGTTGCCCATCATATTATCCAGGCAGCGGATGCTGTTAGGCTCATCGGTGCCAAGTGCATGCTTGTAGGGATCCGTCCTGAAATTGCACAGACCATCGTCAACCTCGGCATTGACCTGAACCAGTTTACAACAAAGAATAACTTGAAAAAAGGAATCGAAGCAGCTCTTGAGCTGACAAATAAAAAAATCGTTTCATTGGAGGGAGCAAAGTGA